One stretch of Balneola sp. MJW-20 DNA includes these proteins:
- a CDS encoding DUF2752 domain-containing protein: MDPEISGRSLCLFENIGISFCPGHGLGHSISYTLDGNFKEAFQAHFFGPAAVLILSFRIVYLWHHKIFNNKSNSTEN, translated from the coding sequence ATGGATCCTGAAATCAGTGGACGAAGTCTCTGTTTATTTGAGAATATAGGCATAAGCTTCTGCCCGGGACATGGTCTGGGACACTCAATATCATACACCCTGGATGGTAATTTTAAAGAGGCTTTTCAGGCACATTTTTTTGGACCTGCAGCAGTATTAATACTTTCCTTTAGGATCGTATATCTGTGGCATCATAAAATTTTTAATAATAAATCTAACTCAACGGAGAACTAA
- a CDS encoding DUF2723 domain-containing protein encodes MFSDHKSTNRYLALITFLVSLAVYVLTMAPTASFWDAGEFIAVANGLQVNHPPGAPFYSLLGRIFSMFVPDAYVAVSINLISAIASALTVMLLYLIIVRLVREWKGDMSDYTSMDKIGMYGGALVGALTFAVTDTFWFNAVEAEVYALSMFFTAIVVWLALKWAENHDKPYSEKWLVMIAYMFGLAIGVHLLNLLTLFFVALIMYFKKKDFEWKSFLTMGIIAVISFFIIYPFTIQSIHSIGSFVESSTYGLIGQITFLFLFALAVGVGIWYTQKNKMRIANIALISYMMILIGYSSYSVIMIRSIADPPIDENDPETVEAFIKYLKREQYGSTPILKGYNFDASISNINRNEEEYFPRRYSPDPNHLNFYSQYDSDWDYFWDYQVNHMYIRYFNWNFIGRVSDIQDTGWQAGFGDSPYANNPANNSFFYIPFILGIFGMIFHFSSDWKRALSVLALFIVTGLAIIIFLNQPPYQPRERDYAYVGSFFAFSIWIGLGVTGIVELIQSYLKDQKVLAYGAVVLSLLASPVLMGSQNWDDHDRSDRYIAPDYAYNLLISVAPNSILFTNGDNDTFPLWYLQEVEGIRTDVRIVCLSLLNTDWYIKQLRDQWSHESSPLPIVLSDDQVEQITSGLTRWEPQEIVIPVDKDMLKDAFSTESVYKELTGVKPDTSVSIVTKGIDFEMPVDSLDNEVRWNFQGRLYGKDSQGNNVYYLQTQDRLILEILRSNNWLRPVYFANTVSGNSQLNLNDYFRIEGKAYRVIPKRMEREFQGHIDPSIHADRLSKFRFRGWNNPDLYLDENIRRMVSNYRFNFMQIAQTYMDEGKQDSAAYWLKYGEENIPFRSYNDDHTIKLLYAVRYMQAGLADDASRLTQTTLEGLERGLSDQSDRFNQIRIEFTRLNDEFDQARADRRMEDQRRIRTQQESMIPRIESLQRELVQSRQAFIIAQNILFRTGNTDEAIALADKVDSLLGPQFPAMPTDEQQNMAEYNQYGL; translated from the coding sequence ATGTTCAGCGATCACAAATCGACCAATCGTTACCTCGCTTTAATTACTTTTTTAGTTTCACTTGCTGTCTATGTTCTGACAATGGCCCCTACTGCGAGTTTCTGGGACGCAGGGGAATTCATTGCCGTTGCCAACGGCTTGCAAGTTAACCATCCTCCGGGTGCCCCTTTTTATTCCCTGCTTGGAAGGATCTTTTCGATGTTTGTTCCTGACGCTTATGTTGCAGTCAGTATCAATCTAATAAGTGCTATAGCGTCTGCACTTACGGTTATGCTGCTTTACCTCATTATTGTCAGGCTGGTGAGGGAGTGGAAAGGCGATATGTCTGACTATACTTCTATGGATAAGATCGGTATGTACGGTGGAGCCCTGGTTGGAGCACTTACATTTGCTGTAACTGATACCTTCTGGTTCAATGCTGTGGAAGCTGAAGTTTATGCATTATCGATGTTTTTCACTGCCATTGTAGTCTGGCTGGCACTAAAGTGGGCCGAAAATCATGATAAGCCCTACAGCGAGAAATGGCTGGTTATGATCGCTTACATGTTCGGACTCGCTATTGGTGTACACCTATTGAACCTGCTTACCCTATTCTTTGTAGCATTGATCATGTATTTCAAAAAGAAAGATTTTGAATGGAAGTCTTTCCTAACGATGGGCATAATAGCCGTGATCAGCTTTTTCATCATCTATCCTTTTACTATTCAAAGCATTCACTCTATCGGTAGTTTTGTTGAATCCTCTACCTATGGATTGATCGGGCAGATCACTTTCTTATTCTTGTTTGCTTTAGCAGTGGGGGTTGGAATATGGTACACTCAAAAGAATAAGATGCGTATTGCGAATATTGCCCTTATTTCATACATGATGATACTGATCGGTTATTCCTCCTATTCCGTGATCATGATCCGGTCTATAGCCGATCCTCCCATTGATGAAAATGATCCTGAAACGGTCGAAGCATTTATCAAATATCTAAAAAGAGAACAATATGGTTCGACTCCGATACTGAAGGGGTATAACTTTGATGCTTCTATCAGTAATATAAATCGTAATGAAGAAGAATATTTCCCCAGAAGATATTCTCCTGATCCAAATCACCTAAATTTCTACTCACAGTATGACAGTGACTGGGATTATTTCTGGGATTATCAGGTCAATCATATGTATATCCGGTATTTCAACTGGAATTTCATAGGCCGGGTTTCTGATATTCAGGATACCGGATGGCAGGCCGGATTTGGAGATTCTCCTTATGCAAATAATCCTGCCAATAATTCCTTTTTCTACATTCCCTTTATTCTGGGAATATTTGGCATGATATTTCATTTTTCATCCGATTGGAAAAGAGCGTTATCGGTGCTGGCCCTTTTTATCGTTACCGGACTGGCTATCATTATTTTCCTGAATCAACCACCCTATCAGCCTAGAGAAAGAGATTATGCTTATGTAGGTTCATTCTTTGCATTCTCTATCTGGATAGGCCTGGGTGTAACCGGTATTGTAGAGTTAATACAGTCTTATCTGAAGGACCAAAAGGTTTTAGCATACGGTGCGGTGGTCCTCTCACTTCTTGCTTCTCCGGTTTTGATGGGTTCACAGAACTGGGACGACCATGACCGAAGTGATCGCTATATCGCTCCTGACTATGCTTATAATCTGCTTATATCCGTAGCGCCAAATTCAATTCTTTTTACCAATGGTGATAATGATACTTTTCCGCTCTGGTATCTGCAGGAGGTGGAAGGTATAAGAACCGATGTACGAATTGTATGTCTGAGTTTGTTGAACACTGATTGGTATATCAAGCAGTTGAGGGATCAGTGGTCTCATGAGTCATCTCCCCTTCCTATTGTACTCAGCGATGATCAAGTAGAGCAGATCACCAGCGGACTTACAAGATGGGAACCTCAGGAGATCGTGATACCGGTTGATAAGGATATGCTTAAAGATGCTTTTAGCACTGAATCCGTTTATAAAGAACTGACCGGTGTTAAACCTGATACTAGTGTCTCTATTGTTACTAAGGGAATCGACTTTGAAATGCCGGTTGATTCGCTTGACAATGAGGTGAGATGGAATTTTCAGGGCCGTTTATACGGTAAAGATTCGCAAGGTAACAATGTCTATTACCTTCAGACACAGGATCGTCTTATCCTGGAAATACTGAGATCGAATAACTGGTTGAGACCAGTATATTTTGCTAATACTGTTTCCGGCAACAGTCAGCTGAACCTGAATGATTACTTCAGAATTGAAGGAAAAGCTTACAGAGTAATTCCTAAAAGAATGGAAAGAGAGTTCCAGGGACATATTGATCCATCTATTCATGCTGACCGTTTAAGTAAATTCAGATTCCGTGGATGGAATAATCCAGACCTTTACCTGGATGAAAATATTCGCAGAATGGTTTCTAATTACCGATTTAACTTTATGCAGATCGCTCAGACCTATATGGATGAAGGAAAACAAGACAGCGCTGCCTATTGGCTGAAATACGGTGAAGAGAATATCCCCTTCCGTTCATATAATGATGATCATACGATTAAACTATTGTATGCTGTCAGATATATGCAGGCTGGCCTTGCTGATGATGCATCAAGACTGACTCAGACCACCCTGGAGGGACTGGAAAGAGGATTAAGTGATCAGTCTGATCGTTTTAATCAGATCAGGATTGAATTTACACGCCTGAATGATGAATTCGATCAGGCCAGAGCAGACCGTAGAATGGAAGATCAGAGACGGATCCGTACTCAGCAGGAATCAATGATCCCCAGGATCGAAAGTCTTCAAAGAGAACTCGTACAGTCTCGTCAGGCCTTCATAATTGCTCAGAATATTCTGTTCAGAACCGGTAATACAGATGAGGCAATTGCTCTTGCTGATAAAGTTGATTCTCTGCTGGGTCCTCAGTTCCCGGCTATGCCAACCGATGAACAACAAAATATGGCTGAATACAACCAATACGGGCTCTGA
- a CDS encoding TM2 domain-containing protein, which produces MAKLYDYLPEIDGEEAVYVQRLFEDMTKEQASKFANIYRTRRKDPQIVLITCILGLFLIAGVHRLILNQIGMGILYIFTGGLCLIGTVVDLINYKDLAFEYNREVAQEVRSLIA; this is translated from the coding sequence ATGGCAAAATTATATGACTACTTACCTGAAATTGATGGTGAAGAGGCGGTTTACGTACAAAGATTATTTGAAGATATGACAAAGGAACAGGCGTCTAAATTTGCCAATATTTATCGTACCAGAAGAAAAGATCCTCAGATAGTATTGATCACGTGTATTCTGGGATTATTCCTGATTGCCGGAGTTCACCGTTTAATTCTGAACCAGATCGGGATGGGTATTCTCTATATTTTTACCGGTGGTTTATGCCTGATCGGTACAGTGGTTGATCTTATAAACTATAAGGATCTGGCATTTGAATATAACAGGGAAGTAGCGCAGGAAGTAAGATCTCTGATCGCTTAA
- a CDS encoding HD domain-containing protein, producing the protein MITRAEAEILLQKYIESESLINHCQMVAKAMQSYAETLNKDHKEIDSWWLAGLLHDLDWEMFPDEHPNKAINDILPVYDIPENVIQAIRTHAPERTGAEPKSEIERYLFASDEISGFMNAVSLMRPNGFSDMKVKSVNKKLKDARFAANVSREDIRKGADLINKDLAEHIQFLIEVFRSK; encoded by the coding sequence ATGATAACAAGAGCTGAAGCAGAAATACTGTTACAAAAATACATAGAAAGTGAAAGTCTTATCAATCATTGCCAAATGGTTGCCAAAGCAATGCAATCATATGCAGAAACTCTGAATAAGGATCATAAAGAAATTGATAGTTGGTGGTTAGCAGGTCTTTTGCACGATCTTGACTGGGAAATGTTCCCGGATGAACATCCAAACAAAGCAATCAATGATATCCTTCCCGTATATGATATTCCTGAAAACGTAATTCAGGCTATCAGGACACATGCACCTGAGAGAACCGGTGCTGAACCAAAATCTGAAATAGAAAGATACCTTTTTGCCAGTGATGAGATCTCAGGGTTTATGAACGCCGTCTCATTAATGAGGCCTAACGGTTTTTCTGACATGAAAGTTAAATCCGTCAATAAGAAGCTCAAAGATGCGCGCTTTGCTGCAAATGTTTCTAGAGAAGATATCAGAAAGGGTGCCGATCTGATCAATAAAGATCTGGCTGAGCATATACAATTTTTGATCGAGGTGTTTCGTAGTAAATAG
- the msrB gene encoding peptide-methionine (R)-S-oxide reductase MsrB, whose amino-acid sequence MKSSILAALPILLFALLTTGASEEKESHSHKLNHTDQIPMTSFSVADFSKSDTTDTEEFPFKRSEAEWKQILTSKEYRILREKGTELPYVNEYNDNKRNGIYVCAACGQELYSSEHKYNSGTGWPSFWQPISDTLVTELVDNSWFMTRTEIVCSNCGSHIGHVFDDGPQPTGLRYCMNSVAMDFIPREQLNSQE is encoded by the coding sequence ATGAAGAGTTCCATATTAGCTGCTTTACCCATTCTTTTATTTGCTCTACTTACCACCGGAGCATCAGAAGAAAAAGAATCTCACTCGCATAAATTAAATCATACAGATCAGATCCCAATGACTTCTTTTTCGGTGGCTGATTTCTCAAAATCTGATACTACCGATACGGAAGAATTTCCATTCAAAAGATCCGAAGCTGAATGGAAGCAGATACTTACATCCAAAGAATATCGAATTCTTAGAGAGAAAGGAACAGAACTACCATATGTAAACGAATATAACGACAACAAGAGGAATGGAATTTATGTTTGTGCAGCTTGCGGTCAGGAGTTGTACAGCTCTGAACATAAATATAACAGTGGTACCGGCTGGCCCAGCTTCTGGCAACCGATCAGCGATACACTGGTTACGGAACTGGTAGATAACAGCTGGTTCATGACCCGTACTGAGATCGTTTGTTCAAATTGCGGGAGCCATATCGGACATGTATTTGATGATGGCCCCCAGCCTACCGGTCTTCGTTACTGCATGAATTCAGTAGCCATGGATTTTATTCCGAGGGAACAGCTGAATTCTCAGGAGTAA
- a CDS encoding sodium-dependent transporter, translated as MSETSNERFSSKIGLILSVLGIAVGTGNIWRFPRIAAQNGGEEGAGAFLLVWALFLFLWSIPLLIAEYGMGRNGRKGVIGSFTQLIGKNGWLGGFVAFVATAIMFYYSVVAGWCLYYLVTTVSSTLPQSLGDANMIWEGFQGSYWPVIAHSFVILCGGFVVIKGIKSIERVNKILIPSLLLVLLVSLIKALTLEGSELGIQYLFNPDWTILRKPEVWLEALTQNAWDTGAAWGLVLTYAAYMRKQDDVKISAFQTGIGNNLVSITSAVIIFSTVFGTLSGTMSNGEILDIMKTSGPASTGLTFIWMPQLFASMSGGGIFSILFFLGLTFAAFSSLISMIEMAVKIFVDMGAQRKRATITVCLAGFGFGIPSAMNLTFFANQDFVWGVGLMVSGALISYAVIKYGANKFRVNLVNTEDSGSKLGKWWVLIIKYVVPIEVISLLIWWMYLSATEYAPDTWYDPFSPYSVATVIVQWCIGLGLIYFFRKKITPENSAVPSE; from the coding sequence ATGAGCGAAACTTCGAACGAAAGGTTTTCATCAAAAATAGGACTAATACTGAGTGTTCTTGGTATAGCAGTTGGTACAGGGAATATCTGGAGGTTTCCACGAATTGCTGCCCAGAATGGAGGAGAAGAAGGAGCCGGTGCCTTCCTGCTTGTCTGGGCCTTATTTTTATTTTTATGGTCTATCCCTTTACTGATCGCTGAATATGGAATGGGGCGAAATGGTCGCAAAGGAGTAATAGGTTCGTTCACACAATTGATCGGCAAAAATGGATGGCTTGGCGGATTTGTTGCCTTCGTTGCCACAGCGATCATGTTTTATTACAGTGTGGTTGCCGGCTGGTGTCTGTATTATCTGGTGACAACGGTAAGTTCAACTTTACCGCAAAGCCTTGGCGATGCCAATATGATCTGGGAAGGATTTCAGGGGTCTTATTGGCCTGTTATAGCGCATTCCTTCGTAATTTTGTGCGGTGGCTTTGTGGTGATAAAAGGGATCAAATCTATTGAAAGGGTAAACAAAATTCTGATCCCATCTCTGTTACTGGTTCTGCTGGTATCGCTGATCAAGGCTCTTACCCTTGAAGGCAGTGAACTAGGTATTCAGTATCTATTTAATCCTGACTGGACCATTCTTAGAAAACCGGAAGTTTGGCTGGAAGCTCTTACTCAAAATGCATGGGATACCGGGGCTGCATGGGGATTGGTACTTACGTATGCAGCATATATGCGTAAACAGGACGACGTTAAGATCAGTGCATTCCAGACCGGGATCGGAAATAATCTGGTATCCATAACATCAGCAGTGATCATATTCTCAACCGTTTTTGGTACACTTAGCGGAACAATGAGTAATGGTGAGATCCTGGACATTATGAAGACCTCAGGGCCTGCTTCAACGGGATTAACCTTTATCTGGATGCCTCAGTTATTCGCATCGATGAGTGGTGGAGGGATCTTCTCGATCCTGTTTTTCTTAGGATTAACCTTTGCTGCTTTCAGTTCATTGATATCAATGATTGAAATGGCAGTTAAGATCTTTGTAGATATGGGAGCACAGCGTAAGCGCGCTACGATCACGGTATGTCTTGCAGGCTTCGGCTTCGGTATTCCATCCGCAATGAACCTGACCTTTTTTGCCAACCAGGATTTCGTCTGGGGAGTAGGGCTTATGGTATCCGGTGCATTGATCTCTTATGCCGTAATCAAGTACGGAGCTAATAAATTCCGTGTCAACCTGGTAAATACAGAAGACTCCGGGTCTAAGCTCGGAAAATGGTGGGTACTTATAATCAAGTATGTAGTACCTATAGAGGTGATTTCTCTGCTCATCTGGTGGATGTACCTTAGTGCTACCGAGTATGCTCCGGATACATGGTATGACCCATTTAGTCCATACTCAGTTGCAACTGTGATCGTACAATGGTGTATAGGACTTGGACTGATCTATTTTTTCAGAAAGAAAATTACTCCTGAGAATTCAGCTGTTCCCTCGGAATAA
- a CDS encoding DUF5777 family beta-barrel protein translates to MKRERAFKDRPVSDIFSAYSIAGVATVESVAGGNLNSVVLHNFGLVSGGLEDFYGLDQGAAVRLGIDYGISDRLSVGIGRTSREDNVDLRFKYTLLQQMESGKIPVQVVFKGDLGINTQKENRFDFTFNERLNYLGSVMIARKWGDRISTQVTPMVSHFNTIIEEVPDVQQYHTIYGLGLLARYKLSNKYSFSAEYLPVIGNRNEDTYDHIAVAFEINTGGHVFQIFAMSGNWFTEQHLLARTNTNFLDLDFRLGFNINRVYKL, encoded by the coding sequence ATGAAACGGGAGAGAGCTTTTAAAGACAGACCGGTTTCAGATATCTTTTCAGCTTATTCCATAGCTGGTGTGGCAACGGTTGAGTCTGTAGCAGGAGGAAATTTGAATAGCGTGGTGCTTCATAATTTTGGTCTGGTTTCCGGTGGACTGGAAGATTTCTATGGACTGGACCAGGGAGCAGCGGTGAGGCTTGGAATTGATTATGGTATTTCTGACCGTCTGTCGGTAGGTATAGGGCGCACCAGCCGGGAAGATAATGTGGATCTGAGATTTAAGTATACACTTCTGCAACAAATGGAATCAGGAAAGATCCCGGTTCAGGTCGTATTTAAGGGAGATCTTGGAATTAATACACAAAAGGAAAACCGTTTTGATTTCACCTTTAATGAACGGCTCAACTATCTGGGATCAGTGATGATCGCAAGGAAATGGGGAGATCGTATTAGTACACAGGTAACCCCTATGGTTTCTCACTTTAATACGATCATTGAAGAAGTACCTGATGTTCAACAATACCACACGATCTATGGACTTGGACTACTGGCCAGATACAAATTATCGAATAAATACTCTTTTTCAGCTGAATATTTACCGGTTATAGGTAATCGCAATGAAGATACGTATGATCATATCGCCGTTGCCTTCGAGATCAACACCGGAGGTCATGTATTTCAGATCTTTGCAATGAGTGGTAACTGGTTCACCGAGCAACACCTGCTTGCCAGAACAAATACTAATTTTTTAGATCTTGATTTCAGACTCGGATTTAATATTAACCGGGTTTATAAATTATAG
- a CDS encoding YceI family protein, whose amino-acid sequence MTIFRYLAIVLFLILPAQADAQLYRTDNGKAVFYSKVPLYTFSGESKYLVGQIDPDKKIVDFYLDLTTLDSGLEKRDRDMREVLETDEYPFAEFYGELISDFNPGLKDTQNVLVKGDFTIHGVTKEMEIKGKLTPSDEGIHLIAKWIVRLEDHDIIPPKLLFVKVDQEQEIEIETLLKPKEN is encoded by the coding sequence ATGACAATATTCAGATATTTAGCAATAGTTCTATTTCTAATCCTGCCTGCACAGGCAGATGCACAGTTGTACCGAACAGACAACGGGAAGGCTGTATTTTATTCTAAAGTCCCCCTTTATACTTTTTCAGGTGAATCAAAATATTTGGTTGGTCAGATAGATCCGGATAAGAAAATAGTCGATTTCTATCTGGATCTTACCACGCTGGACAGCGGATTGGAAAAGCGGGACCGGGATATGCGCGAAGTACTTGAGACCGATGAATACCCATTTGCTGAATTTTATGGTGAACTTATATCTGATTTTAACCCTGGGTTAAAGGATACCCAAAATGTACTGGTTAAAGGAGACTTCACTATTCATGGAGTTACGAAAGAAATGGAGATCAAAGGTAAATTAACCCCTTCAGATGAGGGAATTCATTTAATCGCAAAATGGATCGTCAGACTTGAAGATCATGATATTATTCCTCCTAAGTTATTGTTTGTGAAAGTGGACCAGGAACAGGAAATCGAAATCGAAACCCTTTTGAAACCTAAAGAAAACTGA
- a CDS encoding peptidylprolyl isomerase, whose translation MSIKASIETSKGNINLDLFDEKTPVTVANFVNLSQRGYYNNLFFHRVIDNFMIQGGCPRGDGRGGPGYTFQDEFDPELRHNEPGILSMANAGPGTNGSQFFITHVPTPWLDGKHSVFGKVCSEADLEVVNAIEQGDSIVAIKVEGDTEKLLESVDQVSEWNSKLEDQK comes from the coding sequence ATGTCTATAAAAGCTAGTATTGAAACCAGCAAAGGAAACATAAACCTGGATCTCTTTGATGAAAAAACACCGGTCACTGTTGCTAATTTTGTCAATCTGAGCCAAAGAGGATATTATAATAACCTCTTTTTTCATCGTGTTATTGACAATTTCATGATTCAGGGAGGATGTCCTCGTGGTGACGGACGTGGCGGTCCGGGTTATACATTCCAGGATGAATTTGATCCCGAATTAAGGCATAATGAACCTGGTATACTTTCTATGGCAAATGCCGGTCCTGGCACCAATGGCTCTCAATTTTTTATTACACATGTTCCGACTCCATGGCTTGACGGTAAACATTCTGTATTTGGAAAAGTATGCAGTGAGGCAGACCTCGAAGTGGTAAATGCAATTGAGCAGGGAGATTCCATCGTTGCCATCAAGGTCGAAGGAGACACCGAAAAACTACTTGAGAGTGTCGATCAGGTTTCTGAATGGAACAGTAAACTAGAAGATCAGAAGTAA
- a CDS encoding cold-shock protein, producing MAEKQTGVVKWFHNTKGYGFISTENGEDAFVHYSEIQSDGFRKLRRGESVEFLLDNGDKGLHAKDVVSLEPQEES from the coding sequence ATGGCAGAAAAACAAACCGGTGTTGTTAAATGGTTTCACAACACTAAGGGTTATGGGTTCATAAGCACAGAAAACGGAGAAGATGCATTTGTCCATTATTCCGAAATACAAAGTGATGGATTTCGCAAGCTAAGAAGAGGTGAATCAGTAGAATTTCTTTTAGACAACGGAGATAAAGGATTACATGCCAAAGATGTTGTATCTTTGGAGCCTCAAGAAGAATCCTGA